Proteins encoded in a region of the Ralstonia pseudosolanacearum genome:
- a CDS encoding DUF502 domain-containing protein, whose amino-acid sequence MNKKTSALKTWFLTGLLVLVPLAITLWVLSLIIGTMDQSLALLPAAWQPDRLFGMRIPGLGAILTLLFILIVGVLAHNFIGQKLVLWWEALLGRIPVVGPIYSSVKQVSDTLLSSNGNAFRKALLVQYPREGSWTIAFLTGRPGGDVENHLQGEYVSVYVPTTPNPTSGFFLMMPKADTIELDMTVDAALKYIVSMGVVAPESLPRRMDPPLPESEDRSPAQVPRGPSNPQALPDGGGAVSAP is encoded by the coding sequence ATGAACAAGAAAACCAGCGCCCTCAAGACATGGTTCCTGACCGGTCTTCTGGTGCTCGTCCCGCTTGCGATCACGCTGTGGGTGCTGTCGCTCATCATCGGCACGATGGACCAGAGCCTGGCGCTGTTGCCCGCGGCCTGGCAGCCGGACCGCCTGTTCGGCATGCGGATTCCCGGGCTGGGCGCGATCCTGACGCTGCTGTTCATCCTGATCGTGGGCGTGCTCGCGCACAACTTCATCGGCCAGAAGCTGGTGCTGTGGTGGGAGGCGCTGCTGGGGCGCATCCCCGTGGTCGGGCCGATCTATTCGAGCGTCAAGCAGGTGTCCGACACGCTGCTGTCGTCCAACGGCAATGCGTTCCGCAAGGCGCTGCTGGTGCAGTATCCGCGTGAAGGCTCGTGGACGATCGCCTTCCTGACCGGCCGCCCCGGCGGCGACGTGGAGAACCACCTGCAGGGCGAATACGTCAGCGTCTATGTGCCGACCACGCCGAACCCGACGTCCGGCTTTTTCCTGATGATGCCCAAGGCCGACACCATCGAGCTGGACATGACGGTGGATGCGGCGCTCAAGTACATCGTGTCGATGGGCGTGGTGGCGCCGGAGTCGCTGCCGCGCCGCATGGACCCGCCATTGCCCGAATCGGAGGACCGGTCGCCGGCCCAGGTGCCGCGCGGCCCCTCGAATCCGCAGGCGCTGCCCGATGGTGGCGGCGCCGTGTCCGCCCCC